Below is a genomic region from Paraburkholderia phenazinium.
GGCCATTTATCGACAAATGGGAGGACGTGGCAAAGAGTCTGATCCAGCGCGTTTACCGGGAGTCCGTAGGACGCGTGATCGATGAACAAACCCAGGCGCTTCTCGCTACGCTAATGGCCTATCCAGGGACGAAGTCCGACTGGAAATCGCCTGTGGCGCTCAGCGCGGTTCCCGTCAATCCTGCGATGCCGGTGATACCGCTCAGTTTTCTGAAGGACGGTAAGCCGCTCAATTACTTCTCGATGATCACCACGGTTGGGACGCCGCAGAGCGTCGCCATGCAGGAGTTGCGTATCGAAAGCATGTTTCCCGCCGATGAGGCGACCGAGCAGTCGCACGCTCAACTGGTTGGCCACGCGTCAGCGTACTGAAAGGCACGGTCGACGAGGACTCATTGGAACCGGGCGTGGTTGCGCGAAAAGGTTCGTAGAACGAAGCTCAGGTGGATCGCTCGCGGACGATATCGCGATGCGTCAGATAAAGGCGCAGGTCAAACTCGGTCTGGTGATAGCCCGGCTGCATGAACTCGCAAAGCCGGTAAAACGCCTTGTTGTGGTCGCTTTCCTTCAGATGCGCAAGTTCGTGCACGACGATCATCTGCAGGAACTCGGGCGCGCCATCCTTGAAGAGCGACGCAATGCGGATCTCTTTCTTTGCTTTGAGCTTGCCGCCTTGAACCCGTGAGATGGTTGTGTGCAGTCCCAAAGCGTGTCGCAGAACATCGAGCTTGCTGTCGTAGAGGACCTTGTCGATCGGCGGCCCGTTGCGCACGAATTCACGCTTGAGTTCCGCGACGTACTCGTAGAGCGCGCGGTCGGTTTGCACCGGATGCCTGCTTGGATATTTGTCGGCGAGGTAGGCGGCCAGTTTCTCTTCCGCGATCAACCGGCGAACCTTGT
It encodes:
- a CDS encoding YgjP-like metallopeptidase domain-containing protein is translated as MQHLKYLSAYPAALQDKVRRLIAEEKLAAYLADKYPSRHPVQTDRALYEYVAELKREFVRNGPPIDKVLYDSKLDVLRHALGLHTTISRVQGGKLKAKKEIRIASLFKDGAPEFLQMIVVHELAHLKESDHNKAFYRLCEFMQPGYHQTEFDLRLYLTHRDIVRERST